The following are from one region of the Roseobacter fucihabitans genome:
- a CDS encoding DNA topoisomerase IV subunit A — MADDIDTPDMPAADLSEPLRRALGERYLTYALSTIMHRALPDARDGLKPVHRRILFAMRELRLNSTGGFRKSAKISGDVMGNYHPHGDAAIYDAMARLAQDFNVRYPLVDGQGNFGNIDGDNPAASRYTEARMTAVAEAMLDGLNENAVDFRENYDGTLTEPVVLPAQFPNLLANGSSGIAVGMATNIPPHNISELCDACIHLIKTPDTRDDTLLKFVPGPDFPTGGVIVEPPENIATAYRTGRGSFRLRCRWEIEDLGRGQWQIVVTEIPYQVQKSKLIEKIAELIQTKKIPILADVRDESAEDVRMIIEPRSRSVDADVLMGMLFRNCDLEVRFSLNMNVLIDGLTPKVCSMKEVLRAFLDHRQEVLIRRSQHRLEKIDHRLEVLEGFIIAFLNLDRVIDIIRYDDDPKAALMREDWGKTHARAMSEADYVSPTPGDGELSEVQVEAILNMRLRSLRRLEEMELLREQSALMEERAGLEDLLENPQLQWDSITAQLRETKKQFGKDYAGGARRSTFAEGAVIEEVPIEAMIDREPITVVCSQMGWVRAMTGHIDLTRELKFKDGDAPRFIFHAETTDRLLVFGSNGRFYTVSASNLPGGRGMGEPLRLMVDLPNEAEIVTILTHQAGRKLLVASNAGDGFVVPEDDVIAQTRSGKQVLNVRGETRALVCKPIVGDAVAVVGENRKVLVFGLDELPEMGRGKGVRLQKYKDGGLSDASTFNRAEGLSWLDPAGRTRTETELAEWAGKRASAGRMAPRGFPRDNKFT, encoded by the coding sequence ATGGCCGATGATATTGACACTCCCGACATGCCCGCCGCTGACCTGTCCGAACCCTTGCGTCGGGCTTTGGGCGAGCGTTACCTGACCTATGCGCTCAGCACAATCATGCATCGCGCCCTGCCGGATGCGCGCGACGGGCTCAAACCGGTGCACCGACGAATCCTCTTTGCGATGCGGGAATTGCGTCTGAATTCAACGGGCGGCTTTCGCAAATCCGCGAAGATTTCCGGTGATGTGATGGGCAACTATCATCCGCATGGGGACGCCGCGATTTATGACGCGATGGCCCGGCTGGCGCAGGATTTCAACGTGCGCTACCCGCTGGTCGATGGCCAGGGGAATTTTGGCAACATCGACGGGGACAACCCCGCCGCCAGCCGATATACCGAAGCCCGCATGACCGCCGTGGCCGAGGCGATGCTGGATGGGTTAAACGAGAACGCCGTTGATTTTCGTGAAAACTATGATGGTACGCTCACCGAGCCGGTCGTCTTGCCTGCGCAATTCCCCAATCTGCTGGCCAATGGGTCGAGCGGGATCGCCGTCGGCATGGCGACCAATATTCCGCCGCATAACATTTCGGAACTCTGTGACGCCTGTATCCATCTGATCAAAACGCCGGATACGCGCGATGATACGCTGTTGAAATTTGTGCCGGGTCCGGACTTCCCGACCGGGGGGGTGATCGTTGAGCCGCCGGAAAATATCGCGACGGCCTATCGCACCGGGCGGGGATCGTTCCGGTTGCGGTGCCGCTGGGAGATCGAGGACCTCGGGCGCGGTCAATGGCAGATTGTTGTCACCGAAATCCCGTATCAGGTCCAGAAATCCAAGCTGATCGAAAAGATCGCCGAACTGATCCAGACCAAGAAAATCCCGATTCTTGCCGATGTACGCGACGAATCCGCTGAAGACGTGCGCATGATCATCGAACCGCGCTCGCGCTCGGTGGATGCGGATGTGCTGATGGGTATGTTGTTTCGCAATTGCGATCTTGAGGTGCGCTTTTCGCTCAATATGAATGTGTTGATCGACGGTTTGACGCCCAAGGTGTGCTCGATGAAAGAGGTGTTGCGCGCCTTCCTCGATCACCGTCAGGAAGTTCTGATCCGCCGCTCCCAGCATCGGCTGGAAAAGATCGATCATCGCCTCGAGGTGCTCGAAGGCTTCATCATCGCCTTTCTCAATCTGGACCGTGTGATCGACATCATCCGCTATGACGACGATCCCAAGGCCGCCTTGATGCGCGAGGATTGGGGCAAGACGCATGCCCGCGCGATGAGCGAGGCCGATTACGTTTCGCCCACTCCGGGCGATGGCGAGTTGAGTGAGGTGCAGGTTGAGGCGATCCTGAACATGCGTCTGCGGTCGTTGCGCCGGTTAGAGGAAATGGAGTTGCTGCGCGAGCAATCCGCGCTGATGGAGGAACGCGCGGGGCTCGAAGACCTGTTGGAAAACCCTCAACTTCAATGGGATAGCATCACAGCACAGCTGCGCGAGACCAAGAAACAATTCGGCAAGGATTACGCGGGTGGCGCGCGCCGTTCCACCTTTGCCGAAGGAGCGGTGATCGAAGAGGTTCCGATCGAGGCGATGATTGACCGCGAACCCATCACGGTTGTTTGTTCTCAAATGGGCTGGGTGCGCGCGATGACAGGGCATATTGATCTGACCCGCGAGCTGAAATTCAAGGACGGCGATGCGCCGCGTTTCATATTCCACGCGGAAACGACCGACCGGCTGCTCGTATTCGGCTCAAACGGGCGTTTTTATACGGTTTCGGCGTCTAATCTGCCGGGCGGCCGCGGCATGGGCGAGCCGTTGCGATTGATGGTGGATCTCCCGAATGAGGCGGAAATCGTTACGATCCTGACCCATCAGGCGGGACGCAAATTGCTTGTGGCTTCCAACGCCGGTGACGGGTTTGTGGTGCCGGAGGATGATGTGATTGCGCAGACGCGGTCCGGCAAACAGGTGTTGAATGTGCGCGGTGAAACGCGGGCCTTGGTGTGTAAGCCGATTGTGGGTGACGCCGTTGCCGTGGTGGGTGAGAACCGCAAGGTGCTGGTCTTCGGGTTGGATGAGCTGCCCGAAATGGGCCGCGGCAAGGGCGTGCGTTTGCAAAAATACAAGGATGGTGGTCTGAGCGATGCATCCACCTTCAACCGCGCCGAGGGCCTGAGCTGGCTTGATCCGGCAGGGCGGACCCGGACGGAGACCGAACTGGCGGAATGGGCGGGCAAGCGCGCCAGCGCGGGTCGTATGGCACCGCGTGGTTTCCCGAGGGATAATAAATTCACCTGA
- a CDS encoding Fic family protein — MRLPIDHYSFDKNVDYHYNKFPPTSLDYEKLFGPMGDARDALARYDQTLLGLHNSDFLVSPLRRQEAVVSSRMEGTISTIDEVLRYEADSDEDVGPADVRPTTLEVALYSAALKRAQRSVEDGYPINEHLIRSAHKTLLGFGRGATKNPGQYKTDQNYVGDDARREVYFTPISPGQLAPSMEKLVDFMNGGALPPLLSVAISHVEFEALHPFNDGNGRIGRMIITLLLWKKGLISEPHFYISAFFEERKVEYIERMRQVSASGDWTGWCAFFLEAIAEQAQHNLETAKSIASLYEEMKPVFRETLNSQWAPFAQDFIFGSPVFRNNRFTTRAGIPKPTAVRLSRALMDAGLLMELEPASGRRAALYAFEPLIRLIRT; from the coding sequence ATGCGCCTACCTATTGATCACTACAGTTTCGACAAAAACGTCGACTATCACTACAACAAGTTTCCGCCGACATCGTTGGACTACGAAAAGCTGTTTGGTCCAATGGGGGACGCACGCGATGCCTTGGCAAGATATGACCAAACCCTCCTAGGGCTTCACAACAGCGACTTCTTAGTTAGTCCTTTGCGCAGACAAGAAGCCGTGGTTTCGTCGCGGATGGAAGGAACTATTTCGACGATTGACGAAGTTTTAAGGTACGAAGCTGACTCAGATGAAGATGTGGGACCGGCAGATGTGAGGCCAACGACGCTTGAAGTGGCGCTTTACTCGGCCGCCCTGAAAAGAGCGCAAAGAAGCGTGGAGGACGGATATCCAATAAACGAGCATTTGATACGTTCGGCGCACAAGACGCTGCTTGGTTTTGGGCGCGGCGCAACGAAAAACCCGGGGCAATACAAAACAGACCAAAATTATGTTGGGGATGATGCTAGGCGCGAAGTGTATTTCACTCCTATATCACCCGGGCAGCTAGCGCCGTCTATGGAGAAACTAGTCGACTTTATGAACGGTGGTGCCCTGCCGCCCCTTCTAAGCGTCGCAATATCTCACGTAGAGTTTGAAGCGTTGCATCCGTTCAATGACGGAAATGGCAGAATCGGCCGTATGATTATTACTCTATTGCTCTGGAAAAAGGGGCTAATAAGCGAGCCACATTTTTACATCAGCGCATTCTTTGAAGAGCGAAAAGTCGAGTATATTGAACGTATGCGTCAAGTTTCGGCTTCAGGGGATTGGACCGGTTGGTGTGCGTTCTTTTTGGAAGCGATCGCCGAACAAGCTCAACACAATTTGGAAACTGCAAAGTCCATCGCCAGCCTGTATGAAGAGATGAAACCGGTATTCAGAGAGACCCTCAACTCTCAGTGGGCGCCATTTGCTCAAGACTTCATTTTTGGAAGCCCGGTATTCAGAAACAACAGGTTTACAACACGAGCTGGAATACCCAAGCCCACTGCTGTTAGACTTTCACGTGCCTTAATGGATGCGGGACTATTGATGGAGCTAGAACCCGCGTCTGGACGTCGTGCGGCACTTTATGCATTTGAGCCACTCATTCGGTTAATCCGCACCTAA
- a CDS encoding complex I NDUFA9 subunit family protein has product MPKLVTIYGGSGFVGRYIARRMAKAGWRVRVAVRRPNEAMFVKPYGVVGQVEPVLCNVRDDASVQAVMKGADAVVNCVGILAETGKNQFDTVQAEGATRIARIAREQGVDRVVHISAIGADAASESLYAQTKARGEAGVLEHFPDAVILRPSIVFGAEDQFFNRFASMSCLGPILPVVGADTRFQPVYVDDVAQAAERALTGPVASGIYELGGPDIATFRALMHQMLKVIHRRKLVINTPFFVARLMGFGFDMLQKLSLGLFTNTLITRDQVRNLSNDNVVGEGVKTFADIGIRPISMSSVLPDYLWRFRPSGQYDAIKKSAQNLRP; this is encoded by the coding sequence ATGCCAAAACTGGTGACGATCTATGGTGGTTCGGGTTTTGTCGGGCGCTATATCGCGCGGCGCATGGCGAAAGCTGGTTGGCGTGTGCGTGTCGCTGTGCGCCGTCCGAACGAGGCGATGTTCGTTAAACCTTACGGCGTGGTCGGTCAGGTCGAACCGGTGCTGTGCAACGTGCGCGATGATGCGTCGGTGCAGGCAGTCATGAAAGGCGCAGATGCCGTCGTGAATTGTGTCGGGATCCTTGCAGAAACAGGCAAGAACCAGTTCGATACGGTACAGGCCGAGGGTGCGACACGGATCGCCCGGATCGCGCGAGAGCAGGGCGTGGATAGGGTGGTGCACATTTCAGCCATTGGTGCTGATGCGGCGTCGGAAAGCCTCTATGCGCAGACCAAGGCGCGGGGCGAGGCGGGTGTTTTGGAGCATTTCCCCGATGCTGTCATTCTGCGCCCGTCGATTGTTTTTGGTGCCGAAGATCAATTCTTCAATCGCTTTGCTTCCATGAGCTGTCTGGGACCAATCCTGCCCGTTGTCGGAGCAGATACCCGCTTTCAACCGGTCTATGTCGATGATGTTGCTCAGGCGGCTGAACGTGCGCTGACGGGCCCGGTGGCTTCCGGCATCTATGAATTGGGCGGCCCGGACATCGCGACATTCCGGGCGTTGATGCATCAGATGTTGAAGGTCATTCACCGGCGCAAATTGGTCATTAACACCCCATTTTTTGTTGCGAGGTTGATGGGGTTTGGGTTCGATATGTTGCAGAAACTGAGCCTCGGTTTATTTACCAACACATTGATTACACGCGATCAGGTGCGCAATCTGTCAAATGACAATGTCGTCGGTGAGGGCGTCAAAACCTTTGCAGATATCGGGATCAGGCCAATTTCAATGTCCTCGGTCTTGCCGGATTACCTGTGGCGGTTTCGCCCGTCCGGACAATACGACGCGATCAAGAAATCTGCCCAAAACCTGCGACCCTAG
- a CDS encoding undecaprenyl-diphosphate phosphatase, whose product MTLFQLFLVAAIQGLTEFLPISSSGHLVLLPALTGGPDQGLAIDVAVHVGTLFAVVTYFWADVKIALNGTMRLLRGRVDTKGAFLALCLAISTVPVILAGAAIKLSGLDEAMRSVTVIGWTMLGFGIVLYWADKTGKTEQKASDWTLKDAVLMGFAQVLALIPGTSRSGITITAARRLGYAREDAAKLSMLMSIPTIAASGLLLSVDVVQEADWAIARDGLIAAVFAFFAALIALILMMRLLRSVSFTPYVIYRIILGIVLLIYAYV is encoded by the coding sequence ATGACCTTATTCCAGCTCTTCCTTGTCGCCGCCATTCAGGGCCTGACGGAATTCCTCCCCATCAGCTCTTCGGGCCATCTGGTGCTCCTGCCCGCCCTGACCGGGGGACCGGATCAGGGACTTGCCATTGACGTCGCGGTGCATGTTGGCACTCTCTTTGCAGTGGTCACTTACTTCTGGGCGGATGTGAAAATCGCACTCAACGGCACGATGCGATTACTGCGTGGACGCGTTGATACGAAGGGGGCCTTTCTGGCGCTTTGTCTCGCGATAAGCACCGTGCCCGTGATACTCGCCGGTGCCGCCATCAAACTCAGCGGATTAGACGAGGCAATGCGCTCCGTGACCGTGATAGGCTGGACGATGCTCGGGTTCGGCATTGTGCTCTACTGGGCTGACAAGACAGGCAAAACCGAACAAAAAGCCTCCGATTGGACGCTCAAGGATGCCGTTCTCATGGGCTTCGCTCAGGTCCTCGCACTGATCCCGGGCACATCCAGATCCGGCATCACCATCACCGCCGCGCGCCGCTTGGGCTATGCGCGCGAAGACGCCGCGAAATTGTCCATGTTGATGTCCATCCCCACAATCGCAGCCTCCGGCCTGCTTCTCAGCGTCGATGTGGTGCAAGAGGCGGATTGGGCCATCGCGCGGGATGGTCTCATCGCGGCGGTATTTGCCTTTTTCGCCGCGCTGATTGCCCTGATTTTAATGATGCGTTTACTGCGCAGCGTCAGCTTCACGCCCTATGTGATCTACAGGATCATATTGGGAATCGTCTTACTGATCTATGCCTACGTCTAG
- a CDS encoding NAD(P)-dependent oxidoreductase, with product MSGQPMLKFVTVERDMPEKRTADMRREDFNEIYAEYAEAKAKEQSSRCSQCGVPYCQSHCPLHNNIPDWLRLTAEGRLREAYEVSQATNTFPEICGRICPQDRLCEGNCVIEKSGHGTVTIGAVEKYITDTAFDQGWVLPIAPTQERAETVGIIGAGPGGLAAADVLRRAGVQVTVYDSHDRAGGLLTYGIPGFKLEKDIVMRRNAQFEEGGVKFELNTTVGKDISFADIRAQHDAVIIATGVYKSREIEAPGVGGKGLVRAIDFLTASNRKSFGDTVPEFDSGELNAEGKRVVVIGGGDTAMDCVRTSVRQGATSVKCLYRRDRANMPGSQREVQNAEEEGVVFEWLCAPKGFVGDPVTGVMVQKMRLGAPDATGRQAPEVIEGADYVEGADIVIMALGFEPEALPTLWDQPDLPVTRWGTIKAEFTSGATDLEGVYAVGDIVRGASLVVWAIRDGRDCAEAILGRFGAAALAAE from the coding sequence ATGTCCGGACAGCCCATGTTGAAATTCGTGACCGTTGAGCGGGATATGCCCGAGAAACGTACAGCAGATATGCGCCGGGAAGATTTCAATGAAATCTACGCGGAGTATGCTGAGGCCAAGGCGAAGGAGCAATCCAGCCGGTGCAGCCAATGCGGCGTGCCTTATTGTCAAAGCCATTGCCCCCTGCACAATAATATCCCCGACTGGCTGCGGTTGACGGCGGAAGGGCGCTTGCGTGAAGCCTATGAGGTCAGCCAGGCGACCAATACCTTCCCGGAGATTTGTGGCCGTATTTGTCCGCAGGATCGCCTGTGCGAGGGCAATTGCGTGATCGAAAAATCGGGCCATGGCACGGTGACCATTGGGGCCGTGGAGAAATACATTACCGACACGGCCTTTGATCAAGGCTGGGTGCTGCCGATTGCGCCCACACAAGAACGCGCGGAAACTGTGGGTATCATTGGTGCCGGTCCGGGTGGCTTGGCCGCCGCTGACGTTCTGCGCCGCGCGGGCGTGCAGGTGACGGTCTATGACAGCCATGATCGGGCGGGCGGATTGCTGACCTATGGCATCCCCGGTTTCAAGCTGGAAAAAGACATCGTGATGCGCCGCAATGCGCAATTCGAAGAGGGTGGCGTTAAGTTTGAGCTCAATACCACGGTCGGCAAGGATATCAGTTTTGCGGATATTCGAGCGCAACATGATGCGGTGATCATCGCCACAGGTGTTTATAAATCAAGGGAAATTGAAGCGCCGGGCGTCGGCGGCAAGGGCCTTGTGCGGGCGATTGATTTCCTGACGGCGAGCAACCGCAAGAGCTTTGGCGACACCGTGCCGGAGTTCGATTCCGGTGAGTTGAACGCGGAAGGCAAGCGCGTTGTTGTGATCGGCGGGGGCGACACGGCGATGGATTGCGTGCGCACGTCGGTGCGCCAGGGCGCGACGTCGGTGAAGTGCCTTTATCGTCGCGACCGCGCCAATATGCCGGGCAGCCAGCGCGAGGTTCAGAACGCCGAGGAAGAGGGCGTGGTGTTTGAATGGCTCTGTGCGCCCAAAGGGTTTGTGGGCGATCCCGTGACCGGTGTTATGGTGCAGAAAATGCGTCTGGGTGCGCCGGATGCCACCGGGCGTCAGGCCCCGGAAGTGATCGAGGGTGCGGATTATGTTGAGGGTGCGGACATCGTGATCATGGCGCTGGGCTTTGAGCCCGAAGCCCTGCCGACCCTTTGGGACCAGCCCGATTTACCGGTCACGCGCTGGGGCACGATCAAGGCGGAGTTCACCAGCGGCGCGACCGACCTTGAGGGCGTCTATGCGGTGGGGGACATCGTGCGCGGCGCATCATTGGTCGTCTGGGCGATCCGGGATGGGCGTGATTGTGCCGAGGCGATTTTGGGCCGGTTTGGCGCTGCGGCACTGGCGGCAGAATGA
- a CDS encoding GFA family protein — protein sequence MNDAAMLEGRCLCGAVTIKVHAPNPRLRACHCGMCRQHTSGMFISVDTEQEGMVIEGPGISFRSSEWAERGFCGTCGSTLWYGTVHDGARHLAAGLFENAAGGEMKLEFFADQCPQGYGLRGDHRRLSTEETIAMFSGDDA from the coding sequence ATGAACGATGCGGCGATGCTTGAAGGGCGCTGCCTTTGCGGCGCGGTCACCATCAAGGTGCATGCGCCGAACCCGCGCTTGCGGGCCTGTCATTGCGGCATGTGCCGCCAACATACCAGCGGGATGTTCATTTCGGTGGATACCGAGCAGGAAGGCATGGTGATTGAAGGTCCCGGCATAAGCTTTCGCTCCTCGGAATGGGCGGAACGCGGTTTCTGCGGCACCTGCGGATCAACACTTTGGTATGGCACCGTTCATGACGGCGCACGTCATCTGGCCGCAGGGCTGTTTGAAAATGCCGCCGGTGGCGAGATGAAGCTGGAATTTTTCGCGGATCAATGTCCGCAGGGCTACGGGTTGCGCGGGGATCACCGCAGGCTAAGCACTGAAGAGACAATTGCGATGTTTAGCGGGGATGACGCATGA
- a CDS encoding GFA family protein, whose translation MTDAAARDALIAPHRRTGRLSGRCLCGAVSIEVDGKYVAAIGACHCVMCQRWSGMLFGSFVAETQGVAVTGPVRSYVSSSFSERGFCETCGSPIWLRATDRDEPEIELFPGLFKEAADFALLSEIYTDLAPNYACLKGEHIRRTRAEVQAKHPFVEGDN comes from the coding sequence ATGACGGATGCAGCGGCGAGAGACGCCCTGATTGCACCACACCGGCGCACCGGCCGACTTTCGGGCCGGTGCCTTTGCGGTGCGGTCAGCATCGAGGTTGACGGCAAGTATGTCGCGGCGATCGGTGCCTGCCACTGCGTCATGTGCCAACGGTGGAGCGGGATGCTGTTCGGCTCCTTTGTGGCTGAGACGCAGGGGGTCGCGGTCACGGGGCCCGTGCGCAGCTATGTCTCCTCCTCCTTCTCAGAGCGGGGCTTTTGTGAGACCTGCGGCAGCCCAATCTGGCTGAGGGCCACTGACCGGGATGAACCGGAGATCGAGCTTTTTCCGGGGCTTTTCAAAGAAGCAGCGGATTTTGCGCTTCTGTCCGAAATCTACACAGACCTTGCGCCGAATTATGCGTGCCTCAAGGGTGAACACATCCGCAGAACACGGGCCGAGGTACAGGCCAAACACCCCTTTGTTGAAGGAGACAACTGA